One window from the genome of Fulvivirga lutea encodes:
- a CDS encoding DinB family protein translates to MKLTEACKEILKQLDSVINSIKDEDFAKPIPSLNNSTIGQHVRHTLEFFTCLISSCKNGAVNYDKRDHDAVIEQDRTVAEAVIADIINFLDDAPSNIQLTLVANYNLYDEENTAIETNLYRELAYNIEHAIHHMALIKVGLKEIASYISLPSNFGVAVSTIKFQQAQVAK, encoded by the coding sequence ATGAAATTAACGGAAGCGTGTAAGGAAATATTAAAACAGTTAGATTCTGTTATTAATAGCATAAAAGATGAGGATTTTGCTAAGCCCATCCCTTCACTTAACAATTCAACCATAGGCCAGCATGTTAGGCATACTTTGGAGTTTTTCACTTGTCTGATCAGCAGCTGTAAAAACGGTGCAGTTAACTACGACAAAAGAGATCATGACGCAGTAATAGAACAAGACAGAACTGTTGCAGAAGCTGTAATTGCGGATATCATAAATTTTCTTGATGATGCACCTTCCAATATTCAGTTGACACTGGTGGCTAATTATAACCTTTATGATGAGGAGAATACCGCTATCGAAACTAACCTTTATCGTGAACTTGCCTATAACATAGAACACGCCATACATCATATGGCACTAATTAAAGTGGGTCTGAAAGAAATAGCATCTTATATTTCTCTTCCTAGTAATTTTGGTGTCGCTGTATCTACCATTAAATTTCAACAGGCACAAGTAGCCAAATAA
- a CDS encoding YHS domain-containing (seleno)protein: MLIRIILLVLVSHFCLGQTTINAKKGLAVEGYDVVSYFNGEPKEGKESYQSQHQGITYYFNSEKNLEAFKKSPDKYIPAYGGWCAYAMGETGEKVKIDPETYKILDGKLYLFYNFWGNNTLEPWNENEKKLKSQADKNWDKLKNN; this comes from the coding sequence ATGCTGATAAGAATCATCCTGCTTGTCTTGGTATCGCACTTTTGTTTAGGTCAGACAACTATCAATGCAAAAAAAGGTTTAGCTGTTGAAGGCTATGATGTTGTAAGCTATTTTAATGGGGAGCCTAAAGAAGGAAAAGAATCATATCAATCTCAACATCAGGGAATTACCTACTATTTTAATTCTGAAAAGAATTTAGAAGCCTTTAAAAAATCACCAGATAAATACATTCCTGCTTATGGTGGCTGGTGTGCTTATGCCATGGGCGAAACTGGAGAAAAGGTAAAAATAGATCCTGAAACGTATAAAATATTAGATGGTAAGTTATATCTCTTCTATAACTTTTGGGGTAACAATACGCTGGAGCCGTGGAATGAGAATGAGAAAAAACTAAAATCTCAAGCCGATAAAAATTGGGATAAGCTAAAAAACAATTAG
- a CDS encoding regulatory protein RecX, with protein sequence MFSEEYEKPKRKLNPKEAKLKAADFCAYQERSQQQVRDKLYTYGLYSDDVEQILSELITENFINEERFAKAYAGGKFRIKKWGRNKILQGLNQHRVSNYCIKKAMEEIDEEDYQNTLLELIASKKSKVTAKDSFTKNRKVAAYLIQKGYEPTLVWDALKNED encoded by the coding sequence ATGTTTTCGGAGGAATACGAAAAACCCAAAAGGAAACTCAACCCAAAAGAAGCGAAACTAAAGGCCGCTGACTTTTGCGCTTATCAGGAACGATCGCAACAACAGGTAAGAGATAAGCTTTACACTTATGGCTTATATAGCGATGATGTAGAGCAAATTCTAAGTGAACTTATCACTGAAAACTTCATCAATGAAGAGCGATTTGCCAAGGCTTATGCGGGCGGAAAGTTTCGTATCAAAAAATGGGGCCGAAATAAAATCCTGCAAGGCCTTAATCAACATCGAGTAAGCAATTATTGTATTAAAAAGGCTATGGAAGAAATTGATGAAGAGGACTACCAAAACACTCTTCTCGAACTCATTGCAAGTAAAAAGAGCAAAGTCACTGCTAAAGATAGCTTTACAAAAAATAGAAAAGTAGCTGCTTACCTTATACAGAAGGGTTATGAACCAACCCTTGTTTGGGATGCCTTAAAAAACGAGGATTAA
- a CDS encoding YcxB family protein, with amino-acid sequence MIVKTKKYKLESGTYIKLALISVLKQQWWVSLIVLAICAGYFWIPNIWWFIGAGIGLVLYILFWLIQFAGVTQLDQTKMLFEKLAYEITSQQILIKLNNKQGMPLKWEQIKRGSVGKNHLLLVVNKAQLIHLPFKIFNTDNERKFVESIMKRKGLIK; translated from the coding sequence ATGATTGTTAAAACCAAAAAGTATAAACTCGAAAGCGGAACCTACATTAAACTAGCGCTTATTAGCGTATTGAAACAACAGTGGTGGGTATCCTTAATTGTGCTGGCTATTTGCGCAGGCTACTTCTGGATACCTAATATCTGGTGGTTTATAGGAGCAGGAATCGGGCTTGTATTATATATTTTATTCTGGCTAATACAATTTGCCGGGGTTACTCAACTCGATCAAACCAAAATGCTTTTTGAAAAGCTCGCTTATGAAATCACTAGCCAGCAAATATTAATTAAGCTCAACAATAAGCAAGGAATGCCGCTAAAGTGGGAGCAAATAAAAAGAGGAAGTGTTGGGAAAAATCACCTGCTTTTGGTTGTTAATAAAGCACAGCTAATTCACTTACCATTCAAGATTTTCAACACGGATAACGAGCGTAAATTTGTAGAGAGCATTATGAAGCGTAAGGGCTTAATTAAATAA
- the nadC gene encoding carboxylating nicotinate-nucleotide diphosphorylase, translating to MSLAYLSDKSIKQFIKSALAEDIGDGDHSSLSSIPQKHKSRARLLVKDDGILAGVDLAHKIFKEVDPELELNILMKDGDTMQSGDIAFEVSGSARSILTAERLVLNCMQRMSGIATYTHHMCSLIKSTKAKILDTRKTTPNFRIAEKWAVAIGGGKNHRFGLYDMIMLKDNHIDYAGSITKAVQSTQKYLKEKGKQLAIEVETRNLDEVKEALSVGGVDVIMLDNMMPSTMREAVKLINGQCKIEASGGITEMNIAEVAECGVDFISIGALTHSVKSKDLSLKAF from the coding sequence ATGTCGTTGGCTTATTTATCTGATAAATCCATCAAGCAATTTATTAAATCTGCCCTGGCAGAGGATATTGGCGATGGCGATCACTCCTCATTATCGTCTATTCCACAAAAGCATAAGAGTAGAGCACGACTTCTAGTAAAAGACGATGGTATTCTTGCCGGTGTTGATTTGGCCCATAAGATTTTTAAAGAGGTAGACCCTGAACTTGAGCTCAACATTTTGATGAAAGATGGTGATACAATGCAGTCAGGAGATATTGCCTTTGAAGTTTCAGGAAGCGCGAGGTCTATATTAACTGCAGAAAGGTTAGTGCTTAATTGTATGCAGCGCATGAGTGGCATTGCTACATATACTCATCATATGTGCTCTTTAATAAAAAGCACAAAAGCCAAAATTCTTGATACGCGAAAGACCACCCCGAATTTCAGAATTGCAGAAAAGTGGGCAGTGGCAATTGGCGGTGGTAAAAACCACAGATTTGGGCTATATGATATGATCATGTTAAAAGATAATCATATCGATTATGCAGGAAGTATCACAAAAGCAGTGCAATCCACGCAAAAATATTTGAAGGAAAAAGGAAAGCAACTCGCCATAGAGGTGGAAACAAGAAACCTTGATGAGGTGAAAGAAGCGCTATCTGTTGGTGGTGTAGATGTAATAATGTTGGATAATATGATGCCTTCAACCATGCGTGAGGCTGTTAAGCTTATTAATGGCCAATGTAAAATTGAAGCCAGTGGTGGCATTACTGAAATGAATATTGCTGAAGTGGCAGAGTGCGGAGTAGACTTTATATCAATAGGAGCGTTAACACATTCAGTAAAAAGTAAAGACCTGAGCCTTAAGGCATTTTAA
- a CDS encoding DUF4783 domain-containing protein — MKSLKYILLFCLSLVFFSETHAQKETIDDVKNAIKSGSSKEVSKHFDANVDVTIDSDIQTYSKIQAEYVFKDFFKNNPPTSFTIVHQGSSKGGLPYAIGQYISNGQTFRVWMRIKSSGERYLINEISFIKE, encoded by the coding sequence ATGAAATCGCTTAAATACATATTACTTTTTTGTCTATCGCTTGTTTTTTTTAGTGAGACTCACGCACAAAAAGAAACTATTGATGATGTAAAAAATGCCATTAAGTCAGGTAGCTCAAAAGAGGTTTCTAAGCATTTTGATGCTAATGTTGATGTCACTATTGACTCAGATATTCAAACTTATAGCAAAATACAGGCTGAATATGTTTTTAAGGACTTCTTCAAAAATAATCCACCTACAAGTTTTACTATAGTACATCAGGGATCGTCTAAAGGAGGCTTGCCTTACGCTATTGGCCAATACATTAGTAACGGACAAACATTTAGAGTTTGGATGAGAATAAAGAGCTCAGGAGAGCGCTACCTAATCAATGAAATTTCCTTTATAAAGGAATAA
- a CDS encoding M14 metallopeptidase family protein: MKLKYMRFFILIILLTTNSISFSQADLSYYLPSGVTYKSDIPEPSDVLGHEVGEWHVSHDKLVEYMRALDTASDRITLEVIGKTYEGRPLINLIITSPSNHQNLENLQNEHITLTDPSKSSQLAIENMPAVFYMGYSIHGNEPSGSNTSLLVAYYLAAAQGSYIDKILDETIILLDPSFNPDGLNRFANYVNANKSSNTYDDPNNRELNEPWPGGRTNHYWFDLNRDWLVTQLPESQARIAQFHKWKPNLLTDHHEMGSNNTFFFQPGIPSRNNPKTPAKVFELTAELGRFHAQALDSIGSLYYTQESYDDFYYGKGSTYPDINGGIGILFEQASSRGHARETENGVLTFPFTIRNQFNTALSSLKGLNQNRDAFLNYQRSYFKDAYNEATKSGQAAIVFGSKDKWRNYHLAELMNRHGISVYQSKSKTKISGQSYEVDESYVVPLNNSNYRLIKAMFDVTTNFQDSLFYDVSAWTLPMAFNIDYETVNGRSFNANMLGQPFSPILQPKGKIVGDNSDYAYVFEWNDYYSPKALYYLLKNGFKLKVATQNFTSGDKNFEVGTILIPVGIQLKTKGEIHSTLKFLSEDVGIDIHALKSGLNYETVSLGSPSFETISIPSIAILVGESVRSYDAGEVWHLFDQRMDMEATLLPVDRFSRVSLDRYNVIVMVDGYYSALNINDAEKLKEWVKNGGLIVGSQGALKYLNKIGLGKFEMKKSAKSDSSKYRKYSDIDAFEGAQEIGGAIFNTRIDLTHPLFYGYQKEYLPVFRNSEDFLPPSTGAYSNPMMYTENPLLSGYISEENLEMLKNSSGVGISSYGQGKVIGFTDDLNFRAFWYGTNKTFLNAIFFGKLVDRSANR, from the coding sequence ATGAAACTCAAATACATGCGATTTTTTATTCTAATAATCTTATTAACCACAAATTCCATCTCTTTTTCTCAGGCAGATCTATCCTATTATTTACCAAGTGGGGTAACATATAAGTCAGACATACCTGAGCCCTCTGATGTACTTGGACACGAAGTTGGCGAGTGGCATGTGAGTCATGATAAGCTGGTTGAATACATGCGAGCCCTTGACACTGCTTCTGACAGAATTACATTAGAAGTAATTGGTAAAACCTACGAAGGGAGGCCGTTAATTAACCTTATCATCACCTCACCATCCAATCATCAAAATCTTGAAAATCTGCAAAATGAGCATATCACACTCACTGATCCCAGCAAGTCATCTCAACTGGCAATTGAAAATATGCCTGCCGTATTTTATATGGGTTATAGTATACATGGAAACGAACCCAGCGGAAGCAATACTTCGTTATTAGTCGCCTACTACCTTGCAGCTGCGCAAGGAAGTTACATTGATAAAATTCTCGATGAGACTATCATTCTTTTAGATCCGAGTTTTAACCCTGACGGCCTAAACCGGTTTGCCAATTATGTCAATGCTAATAAAAGTTCTAACACATATGATGATCCAAATAACCGAGAACTGAACGAGCCCTGGCCAGGCGGAAGGACTAATCATTATTGGTTTGATCTGAATAGAGACTGGCTTGTTACTCAATTACCTGAATCTCAAGCAAGAATAGCCCAATTTCATAAGTGGAAACCAAACCTTTTAACGGATCATCATGAAATGGGAAGTAATAACACTTTTTTCTTTCAACCAGGCATCCCTTCAAGAAACAACCCAAAAACTCCTGCAAAAGTATTTGAGTTAACTGCTGAATTAGGCAGGTTTCATGCACAGGCTTTGGATAGCATCGGCTCGCTCTATTACACGCAAGAAAGTTATGACGACTTTTATTATGGGAAAGGCTCAACCTACCCTGACATTAACGGAGGTATAGGTATTCTCTTTGAACAAGCAAGTTCGCGAGGTCATGCAAGGGAAACAGAAAATGGTGTATTAACCTTCCCTTTTACTATCAGAAATCAATTTAATACAGCGCTTTCATCATTAAAAGGCCTGAATCAAAATAGAGATGCTTTTCTCAATTATCAGAGAAGCTATTTTAAAGACGCTTATAACGAGGCTACAAAATCCGGCCAGGCAGCTATCGTATTTGGTTCAAAAGATAAATGGAGGAATTACCACCTTGCTGAACTGATGAACAGACATGGAATTTCAGTTTATCAGAGTAAATCTAAAACTAAGATATCCGGGCAATCCTATGAAGTTGATGAATCTTATGTGGTTCCTTTAAATAATTCGAATTACAGGCTTATTAAAGCCATGTTTGATGTCACTACTAACTTTCAGGACAGTTTGTTTTATGATGTTTCTGCATGGACATTGCCAATGGCATTTAACATTGACTATGAAACGGTTAATGGAAGAAGCTTCAATGCGAATATGTTAGGTCAACCATTTTCACCTATTCTTCAACCTAAGGGTAAAATAGTAGGTGATAATTCTGATTATGCCTATGTCTTTGAATGGAATGATTACTACTCACCAAAAGCATTATACTACTTGCTTAAAAATGGTTTTAAATTAAAAGTAGCCACCCAAAACTTCACATCCGGGGATAAGAATTTTGAGGTAGGAACTATCTTAATTCCGGTCGGAATTCAACTTAAAACAAAGGGAGAGATACATAGCACACTGAAATTTTTAAGTGAAGATGTTGGAATAGACATTCATGCATTAAAATCTGGACTTAATTATGAAACAGTGAGCCTTGGAAGTCCTTCGTTCGAGACAATAAGTATACCTTCTATTGCTATTTTAGTGGGCGAGTCAGTCCGATCCTATGATGCTGGTGAAGTATGGCATTTATTCGACCAAAGAATGGATATGGAGGCAACTCTATTACCAGTTGATAGATTTAGTAGAGTTTCGTTAGATCGATATAATGTCATTGTAATGGTTGATGGTTATTATTCAGCTTTAAACATTAACGATGCTGAAAAATTAAAAGAATGGGTGAAGAATGGAGGCTTAATAGTAGGCTCACAAGGTGCATTGAAATACCTGAATAAAATAGGTCTGGGAAAATTTGAGATGAAGAAATCCGCTAAATCTGACTCCTCTAAGTACAGAAAATATTCCGATATCGATGCATTTGAAGGCGCCCAGGAAATAGGCGGTGCCATTTTTAATACACGAATAGATTTAACTCATCCATTATTTTATGGTTATCAAAAAGAGTATTTACCTGTTTTTAGGAATTCTGAAGATTTCCTACCTCCATCAACAGGTGCATATTCTAATCCAATGATGTATACTGAGAATCCTTTATTGAGCGGTTATATCTCTGAAGAAAACCTTGAAATGCTCAAAAATAGTTCAGGTGTGGGTATTTCATCTTATGGACAAGGCAAGGTTATTGGGTTTACCGATGACTTAAATTTTAGGGCATTTTGGTATGGAACCAACAAAACGTTTTTAAATGCCATTTTCTTTGGTAAGTTGGTAGATAGGTCGGCTAACAGATAG
- a CDS encoding TonB-dependent receptor, with product MKQILHRLLVIPFLIGVSFVAYSQGVTSSSMNGRVTDNSGEPLPGANIVAVHTPSGTTYGTISNIDGYYTLANMRTGGPYKVTVSFVGYDTQVIEGINLVLGEKRNLNFTLNDNAETLAEVVITAQTDEVINSGRTGAATNVSTETINQNPSINRSIEDFVRLTPQAASGVGNGGVSIAGSNSRYNNITIDGAVNNDAFGLNSDGLPGSSSGAEPISLDAIEEISILVAPYDVTKGSFTGGGINAVTRSGTNDIEGSAYYFVRNENLAGKTIGDDPQKQSPFFNRQYGARIGGPIIKDKLFYFVNVEREVAETPNQIRLVSQSELDAFGGDVPANVSNISIEDAQSVRNYLQNNFGYDPGGFGSLVPERQNTKIFGKLDYNINKDHQISFRHSYLKATDENISRSQNSLEFENNGYLNDVVSNSSILELRSRLSDNASNNLIIGYTSINRERNLDDYGPLFPMVEIDTDNGTTLIAGSQRSSVGNELRQGIAQLTNNFTLFKNKHTFTFGTHNEMFDIFNSFVNRYPGHYEYDGLDNFLNNDLGPNGRFRVRYSLDYFNDRFQPVDLRFLQTGWYVQDEFQATEKLRLTAGLRVDIPLFLDEPNANPLFAQEFGRNVQDVPSGQLLWSPRFGFNYDVNGDQSLQVRGGLGIFTGRVPFVWISNAYTNSGATTSLVDVRINRGGDNVPLYPDGNRTYEYFIADQLGVDVNDPAVRQEIESRQSNAPTSQIDVLDEDLKLPQNFRMNLAVDTKLPWGLTATFEAIYSKTINAIQYQNLQLGTPDGSIPTEAGRPTFSNNQINDNFRDVFLLTNTNEGHQYSFTGQLNKSWSNNLSAMLAYTYGVSKDANGGTHTTANSGWEFNPTPGNPNTVDLSYSVWDLRHRIVGNVNYRKEYANFAATSIGVFFSAQSGSPFTFMVNGDLNGDGSFGNDQAYIPRDQSEILFGSGGVPADAATQAQQWAELNAFIERDDYLKENRGKIAERNGARTPWTALIDLRLMQEFKVLDKNRLQFTMDIENVANFLNNEWGRQYDVRFNTYNLLQFTGFDSASGRPVYNYSDRPEAWTINNAPSIWRMQLGVRYIFGN from the coding sequence ATGAAACAAATTTTACATCGACTACTTGTTATTCCATTTCTGATAGGAGTAAGCTTTGTTGCTTATTCTCAGGGGGTAACATCATCAAGTATGAATGGTAGAGTAACTGATAATTCAGGTGAACCTCTCCCAGGAGCAAACATTGTGGCGGTTCATACACCTTCAGGAACCACTTATGGAACCATCTCCAATATTGATGGGTATTACACATTGGCCAACATGAGAACAGGTGGGCCTTATAAAGTTACGGTATCTTTCGTAGGATATGATACGCAAGTGATAGAAGGAATAAATTTGGTTCTCGGTGAAAAGAGAAACTTGAATTTCACTTTGAATGATAATGCTGAAACTTTAGCTGAAGTCGTAATTACGGCACAAACTGATGAAGTTATAAACTCAGGTAGGACTGGTGCTGCTACCAACGTTAGCACTGAAACTATAAACCAAAACCCTTCAATTAATAGATCAATTGAGGATTTCGTGAGGTTGACTCCGCAAGCTGCTTCAGGAGTTGGTAATGGTGGAGTTTCAATTGCCGGAAGTAATAGTAGGTACAACAACATTACAATAGATGGTGCAGTTAATAACGATGCATTCGGATTGAATTCTGATGGATTACCAGGAAGTAGTTCAGGTGCTGAACCAATTTCACTGGATGCAATTGAAGAAATATCCATTTTAGTTGCCCCTTATGATGTTACAAAAGGGTCATTTACGGGAGGTGGTATAAATGCTGTAACTAGGTCAGGTACAAATGATATAGAAGGTTCAGCGTACTACTTTGTGAGAAACGAAAATCTTGCTGGTAAAACAATAGGAGATGACCCCCAGAAACAATCCCCATTTTTTAATAGGCAATATGGAGCAAGAATTGGAGGACCAATAATTAAGGATAAGCTATTCTATTTCGTAAATGTGGAAAGAGAGGTAGCAGAAACACCAAATCAAATTAGGCTTGTTTCACAATCAGAACTGGATGCCTTTGGTGGAGATGTTCCTGCTAACGTATCAAATATTAGTATTGAAGACGCTCAGTCAGTGCGTAATTACCTACAAAATAATTTTGGTTATGACCCAGGAGGTTTTGGTTCTTTAGTTCCAGAACGACAGAATACTAAGATATTTGGAAAGTTAGATTACAACATCAACAAAGATCATCAAATATCATTTAGACATAGTTATTTAAAGGCTACTGATGAAAATATCAGTAGGTCTCAAAATTCTTTAGAATTTGAAAATAATGGGTACTTAAATGATGTTGTGAGCAATTCATCGATTTTAGAGTTGAGATCTAGACTTTCTGATAATGCTTCAAATAACCTGATTATCGGTTATACTAGCATTAATAGAGAAAGAAATCTAGACGATTACGGGCCATTATTTCCGATGGTAGAGATAGATACAGATAATGGTACTACATTAATAGCAGGTTCTCAAAGAAGCTCAGTTGGTAACGAATTAAGGCAAGGAATCGCACAGCTTACTAACAATTTTACTTTATTTAAAAATAAGCACACGTTTACGTTTGGAACTCATAACGAAATGTTTGATATATTTAATTCATTTGTGAATCGTTATCCAGGTCATTATGAATACGATGGACTAGATAATTTCCTTAATAACGATTTAGGTCCAAATGGAAGATTTAGAGTAAGATATTCATTGGATTATTTTAATGACCGTTTTCAGCCTGTTGATCTAAGGTTTTTACAGACAGGATGGTACGTACAAGACGAGTTTCAAGCAACTGAAAAGTTAAGGCTAACGGCTGGTCTTAGAGTTGATATTCCATTATTCTTAGATGAACCAAATGCCAACCCTCTTTTTGCGCAGGAGTTTGGTAGAAATGTACAGGATGTGCCGAGTGGTCAATTACTTTGGTCTCCTAGGTTCGGATTTAATTATGATGTAAATGGTGATCAATCACTTCAGGTAAGAGGTGGATTAGGAATATTCACAGGCCGTGTTCCTTTTGTTTGGATATCTAATGCATACACTAACTCGGGAGCTACAACCTCATTAGTGGATGTGCGAATAAATCGTGGAGGTGATAATGTTCCTTTATATCCAGATGGTAACAGAACATATGAATACTTTATTGCGGATCAATTAGGAGTTGATGTAAATGATCCAGCTGTTAGACAAGAGATTGAGAGTAGACAGTCAAATGCACCAACTTCTCAAATTGATGTATTGGATGAAGATCTGAAATTACCTCAAAATTTTAGAATGAACCTTGCGGTAGATACTAAATTACCATGGGGATTAACAGCTACTTTCGAAGCAATTTATTCTAAAACTATCAATGCAATTCAGTATCAGAATTTACAGCTGGGTACACCTGACGGGTCTATTCCTACAGAGGCTGGAAGGCCAACGTTTTCTAATAATCAAATCAATGATAATTTTAGAGACGTCTTCTTACTGACTAACACAAATGAAGGGCACCAATACAGCTTTACCGGACAGTTGAACAAATCATGGTCTAACAACTTATCAGCTATGTTAGCTTACACCTACGGTGTTTCAAAAGATGCCAATGGTGGAACACATACTACAGCCAATTCTGGTTGGGAATTTAATCCTACTCCAGGCAACCCTAATACCGTTGATTTGAGTTATTCTGTGTGGGATTTGAGACATAGAATTGTAGGTAATGTTAATTACAGGAAAGAATATGCCAATTTTGCTGCAACATCAATTGGTGTTTTCTTTAGTGCTCAATCAGGCTCTCCGTTCACTTTTATGGTAAATGGTGACTTAAACGGTGATGGTTCTTTTGGTAACGACCAAGCTTATATTCCAAGAGACCAGAGTGAGATTCTTTTTGGATCAGGAGGCGTGCCAGCTGATGCAGCAACTCAGGCACAACAATGGGCAGAACTTAATGCCTTTATTGAAAGAGATGATTATTTAAAGGAGAATAGAGGTAAAATAGCTGAGAGAAATGGTGCGAGAACACCATGGACAGCATTAATTGATTTAAGATTAATGCAGGAGTTCAAAGTATTGGATAAGAATAGACTACAGTTTACAATGGATATTGAAAATGTGGCGAACTTCTTAAATAATGAATGGGGAAGACAGTATGATGTAAGATTTAATACGTATAACCTATTACAATTTACGGGCTTTGATTCTGCGTCAGGACGTCCAGTTTATAATTATTCTGATAGACCAGAAGCATGGACAATTAACAATGCACCTTCAATTTGGAGAATGCAACTTGGCGTTAGATATATTTTTGGCAACTAA